A genomic stretch from Plutella xylostella chromosome 14, ilPluXylo3.1, whole genome shotgun sequence includes:
- the LOC105392103 gene encoding retinol dehydrogenase 12, with the protein MLLLTIISWIVSIALKLFFFLVLLLVALILGYRFFYEPVKGVCVCKRDLKGRTVVVTGGNSGIGLETARDLAKRGAKVIIACRDVKKSEDAVTDIINSTQNSKVKFKQLDLSKFESIRRFAKDFNETEERLDILVNNAGCAGVKKKPTEDGIDTVMQVNYFGPFLLTNLLLDKLKASSPSRIVIVSSYAHVMARLNVEDLKGLKTKGYWTRYANSKLCNVLWAKALAKHLTNGVTANVLHPGVVKTDIFKRLPDVYRDIVLKIITLVFKTAKEGAQTTIHLCVAPELVNATGGYYRDCKPEKVSSVVTDELVDKVWKESLKIIQN; encoded by the coding sequence ATGTTGCTGCTAACTATAATATCTTGGATCGTGTCTATTGCTTTGAAACTATTCTTCTTCCTAGTACTCCTGCTTGTAGCCTTAATTCTAGGTtacaggtttttttatgagcCAGTTAAGGGTGTGTGCGTGTGCAAGCGTGATCTGAAGGGAAGGACTGTGGTAGTCACTGGAGGAAACTCCGGAATAGGTCTGGAAACTGCTAGAGACTTAGCCAAGCGAGGGGCTAAAGTTATAATAGCTTGTCGAGATGTCAAGAAATCCGAAGACGCAGTCACAGACATAATCAACTCGACACAGAATTCTAAAGTGAAATTTAAACAATTAGATTTGTCAAAGTTTGAAAGCATAAGACGGTTCGCGAAAGATTTCAACGAAACTGAAGAAAGGCTTGATATTCTAGTCAACAACGCAGGCTGCGCGGGAGTCAAGAAGAAACCGACTGAAGATGGCATCGACACTGTCATGCAAGTGAACTACTTCGGACCATTCTTACTAACCAATCTTCTACTAGACAAACTAAAGGCATCCTCACCTAGCCGCATAGTCATTGTGTCTTCCTACGCACATGTTATGGCGAGACTCAACGTTGAAGATTTAAAAGGACTTAAAACTAAAGGCTACTGGACTAGGTATGCTAACAGCAAACTATGCAATGTGCTCTGGGCTAAAGCATTGGCTAAGCATCTTACAAATGGAGTTACAGCGAATGTCTTACACCCGGGAGTGGTCAAAACTGATATATTCAAGCGATTGCCAGATGTGTACAGAGATATAGTGCTGAAGATCATAACTTTGGTATTTAAGACTGCAAAAGAAGGTGCTCAGACGACTATTCACCTTTGTGTCGCTCCAGAGTTAGTGAATGCCACAGGCGGTTATTACAGAGACTGTAAACCTGAAAAAGTATCCAGTGTAGTGACTGATGAGTTAGTTGATAAAGTGTGGAAGGAGAGCCTTAAGATTATTCAGAACTAG